The following proteins are encoded in a genomic region of Struthio camelus isolate bStrCam1 chromosome 3, bStrCam1.hap1, whole genome shotgun sequence:
- the CCN2 gene encoding CCN family member 2 produces the protein MAPASFAVALLLALLCPEARSQECGGQCQCGPEPGPVCPAGVSLVPDGCGCCRVCAKQLGELCTERDPCDHHKGLFCDFGSPANRRIGVCTARDGAPCVFGGMVYRSGESFQSSCKYQCTCLDGAVGCVPLCSMDVRLPSPDCPHPRRVKLPGKCCEEWVCDEAKEQTAVGPALAAYRLEDTYGPDPTMMRANCLVQTTEWSACSKTCGMGISTRVTNDNAFCRLEKQSRLCMVRPCEADLEENIKKGKKCIRTPKISKPIKFELSGCTSVKTYKAKFCGVCTDGRCCTPHRTATLPVEFKCPDGEIMKRRMMFIKTCACHYNCPGDNDIFESLYYRKMYGDMA, from the exons atGGCCCCCGCCAGCTTCGCCGTCGCcctcctcctcgccctcctcTGCCCG GAGGCGCGGAGCCaggagtgcggagggcagtgccAGTGCGGtcccgagcccggccccgtctgCCCCGCCGGCGTCTCCCTGGTGCCCGacggctgcggctgctgccgcGTCTGCGCCAAGCAGCTGGGCGAGCTCTGCACCGAGCGCGACCCCTGCGACCACCACAAGGGGCTCTTCTGCGACTTCGGCTCCCCCGCCAACCGCCGCATCGGCGTCTGCACCG CTCGGGACGGTGCCCCGTGTGTCTTCGGCGGCATGGTGTACCGGAGCGGCGAGTCCTTCCAGAGCAGCTGCAAGTACCAGTGCACCTGCCTTGACGGGGCGGTGGGCTGCGTGCCCCTCTGCAGCATGGATGTCCGCCTGCCCAGCCCCGACTGCCCCCACCCACGGAGGGTGAAGCTCCCTGGCAAGTGCTGCGAGGAGTGGGTGTGCGATGAGGCCAAGGAGCAGACCGCCGTGGGACCTGCACTCGCCG CTTACAGGCTGGAAGACACTTATGGTCCAGACCCGACAATGATGCGCGCCAACTGCCTAGTGCAGACCACTGAGTGGAGCGCTTGCTCCAAGACCTGCGGCATGGGCATCTCAACCAGGGTCACCAATGATAATGCCTTCTGCCGGCTGGAGAAACAGAGTAGACTCTGCATGGTCAGACCTTGTGAAGCAGACCTGGAGGAGAACATCAAG AAAGGCAAAAAGTGCATTCGTACCCCCAAAATCTCCAAGCCCATCAAGTTTGAGCTGTCTGGCTGCACCAGTGTGAAGACCTACAAAGCTAAGTTCTGTGGTGTCTGCACTGACGGGCGCTGCTGCACACCCCACAGAACGGCCACCCTCCCTGTGGAGTTCAAGTGCCCTGATGGGGAGATCATGAAAAGGAGAATGATGTTCATCAAGACCTGTGCGTGCCACTACAACTGCCCTGGAGACAATGACATCTTTGAGTCTCTGTACTACAGGAAGATGTATGGAGACATGGCATAA